A single region of the Ictalurus punctatus breed USDA103 chromosome 17, Coco_2.0, whole genome shotgun sequence genome encodes:
- the or95a1 gene encoding odorant receptor 129-1 has product MQNLTEFPGNATSSNITSTILKVCVVIPLFCAFLYCILLMLHTFASHRQFFDSSRYILFAYMLVNDTLQLLSSVLLFLFVMGNVKFAIIYCAPLLFVSVATFQNGPLILAAMSLERYVAIFYPLRRPISWTPERIWVIVLSLLIISCIPPAVDFILMRPNVDWDVFTTPLICKTMVLNGLPIQTLFKLALNVLFFAAVAIIILFTYIRILLETQKMRQDRASVTKALHTVVLHGFQLLLSMMVFTFPITENLIVLNIKWMSEHIQFANYFCFVLLPRFLSPLIYGLRDESLRSYMKKAMPCCRARIGPHKLVKIPK; this is encoded by the coding sequence ATGCAAAATCTGACTGAATTCCCAGGCAATGCCACATCCAGCAACATCACATCCACCATCctaaaggtgtgtgtggtgatcCCACTGTTCTGTGCCTTTCTCTACTGCATTCTGCTGATGCTGCatacatttgcctcacaccggCAATTCTTTGACAGCTCACGCTACATCCTGTTTGCCTACATGCTGGTCAATGACACACTGCAGTTACTCTCTTCTGTACTGCTCTTTCTATTTGTCATGGGCAATGTGAAGTTTGCCATCATATACTGTGCACCACTGCTCTTTGTCTCCGTTGCCACCTTTCAGAATGGCCCACTAATCCTAGCTGCCATGTCACTGGAACGCTATGTGGCTATCTTCTACCCACTGCGCCGACCTATCTCTTGGACACCTGAAAGAATTTGGGTGATTGTTTTGAGCTTGTTGATCATCAGCTGTATCCCTCCCGCGGTGGATTTCATTCTGATGCGCCCCAACGTGGACTGGGATGTTTTCACCACCCCATTGATCTGCAAAACTATGGTACTCAATGGTTTGCCCATACAGACTCTCTTCAAACTGGCTCTGAACGTACTCTTCTTTGCTGCGGTGGCCATCATCATTCTTTTCACATACATTAGGATCCTTCTGGAGACTCAAAAGATGCGTCAGGATCGGGCCTCAGTAACTAAAGCCCTGCACACCGTGGTTTTGCATGGATTCCAGCTGCTTCTGAGCATGATGGTCTTCACATTCCCCATTACTGAAAACCTGATTGTGCTGAACATCAAATGGATGTCGGAGCATATTCAATTTGCCAACTACTTCTGTTTTGTGCTGCTTCCACGCTTTCTCAGCCCGCTTATTTATGGCCTCAGAGATGAGAGCCTGAGGAGCTACATGAAAAAAGCCATGCCTTGCTGCAGGGCTCGTATTGGGCCACATAAATTGGTCAAAATTCCTAAATGA